A single Candidatus Thalassolituus haligoni DNA region contains:
- a CDS encoding DUF3820 family protein, with product MFDKTDLIRLISNTMPFGKYQGRILMDLPEEYLLWFVNKGFPEGELGRLMALALEIRINGLEDLLTPLRQSVQPTSNTQQETRH from the coding sequence ATGTTCGATAAAACTGATCTGATCCGGCTAATTTCCAACACCATGCCATTTGGCAAATATCAGGGCAGAATCCTGATGGATTTACCGGAAGAATACCTGTTGTGGTTCGTCAACAAAGGTTTTCCCGAGGGCGAGCTGGGAAGACTGATGGCGCTGGCACTTGAAATACGTATTAATGGATTGGAAGATTTGCTGACACCGCTGCGGCAGTCCGTGCAGCCCACCTCCAACACCCAACAGGAAACACGACATTGA
- a CDS encoding peptidylprolyl isomerase, which translates to MPRACARHILVKTREEADKLKTQLDNGADFSRLAQKFSQCPSKKNGGSLGEFNKGDMVKAFDDVVFKGPVLKVQGPVKTQFGFHLIETIYRN; encoded by the coding sequence ATGCCTCGTGCCTGCGCCCGCCATATTCTGGTAAAAACCCGTGAAGAAGCAGACAAACTCAAAACCCAGCTGGATAACGGCGCGGACTTTTCTCGCCTGGCACAAAAATTTTCCCAGTGCCCGTCAAAGAAAAATGGCGGCAGCCTCGGCGAATTCAACAAGGGCGATATGGTCAAGGCCTTTGACGATGTCGTGTTCAAGGGGCCAGTACTCAAAGTTCAGGGGCCGGTAAAAACGCAATTCGGTTTTCATCTGATTGAAACCATTTACCGTAACTGA
- a CDS encoding gamma-glutamyl-gamma-aminobutyrate hydrolase family protein (Members of this family of hydrolases with an active site Cys residue belong to MEROPS family C26.) yields MIRLGLLETDELYPDLIADYHSYGHMFEQFFRSLDTEQDWEFRYYRVTQGELPVSLDECDVFLITGSKTGVYDDVGWLSPLSAWVQQAYAAHKPLIGICFGHQLLAHTLGGTAARSERGWGIGVRLSKVIQQPEWCSLSAEQFRLIYSHRDQVEQLPASATRLACCDFCPNAAFYINNQVLAFQGHPEFTAEYTRRLLPRRQQCIGESRYQSGMATLVEPTDASLIGQWMLDFITYSQK; encoded by the coding sequence TTGATACGGCTTGGCCTGCTCGAAACCGACGAGCTATACCCTGACCTCATCGCCGACTATCACTCCTACGGACACATGTTCGAGCAGTTTTTCCGTTCACTTGACACGGAACAGGACTGGGAGTTTCGTTATTACCGGGTAACCCAGGGGGAGTTGCCAGTCTCTCTGGATGAGTGCGATGTGTTTTTGATTACCGGCTCCAAAACCGGCGTATACGATGACGTTGGCTGGTTATCGCCGCTCTCGGCCTGGGTGCAACAGGCATATGCCGCACACAAACCATTAATCGGTATCTGTTTTGGCCACCAGCTGCTGGCCCACACTCTTGGCGGCACAGCCGCCCGCAGCGAACGGGGCTGGGGGATCGGGGTGCGTCTCAGCAAGGTGATACAGCAGCCCGAATGGTGCAGTTTGTCGGCTGAACAATTTCGACTGATCTACAGCCACCGCGATCAGGTAGAACAACTGCCCGCCTCAGCCACCCGGCTGGCGTGCTGCGACTTCTGCCCGAACGCGGCGTTTTATATCAACAACCAGGTGCTGGCTTTTCAGGGTCACCCGGAATTTACCGCAGAATACACACGTCGTTTGCTGCCTCGTCGCCAGCAATGTATTGGTGAATCGCGCTATCAGTCTGGCATGGCCACGTTGGTAGAGCCAACGGATGCCTCATTAATCGGTCAATGGATGCTGGATTTCATTACCTACAGCCAGAAGTAG
- a CDS encoding DUF3301 domain-containing protein, which produces MVTLDSLVILLLLAVIWWGWSVQQKVRLVALKHARRRCQDEGVQLLDDTLVLERMKPAMGRGSLLIWQRCYGFEFSSTGEHRYSGTVQMRGLTLQAVEMAAYRT; this is translated from the coding sequence ATGGTGACTCTGGATAGTCTGGTGATTTTGCTGCTGCTGGCGGTGATCTGGTGGGGCTGGTCGGTACAGCAGAAGGTGCGGCTGGTGGCGCTCAAGCATGCGCGACGACGTTGCCAGGACGAAGGGGTGCAGCTGCTGGATGACACCCTGGTATTAGAGCGTATGAAACCGGCCATGGGACGGGGCAGTTTATTGATATGGCAACGTTGTTATGGCTTTGAGTTCAGTTCCACCGGAGAGCACCGCTATAGCGGTACGGTGCAGATGCGTGGCCTGACATTACAAGCCGTCGAGATGGCGGCTTATCGTACCTGA